The Brasilonema sennae CENA114 genome includes a region encoding these proteins:
- a CDS encoding LysR family transcriptional regulator, which produces MNNGRVQILSSELVQVMDDLNAVLVFLKVAELGGFVAAARSLDLPKSTVSLKVNKLEQRLGVRLFHRTTRRVSLTEEGRLYYKNCLPILDALHDGDDAIASLQGHPQGTVRVTATMLFVQSVLAPNLPEFLLIYPDIRVILNATTEYKDIVKEGYDLAIRIGELDDSTLIMRRISTGRQKLFASATYLKTAGEPRAIADLTSHTLLCMAHHQNEVSWTLDNKQHETVTLSFHPRLLSNDVAPIYQAIVAGVGIGLLPEFLFQQQLHGGDIVNVLPQWSSAPVPINGLYPSRKYLPMKVKVFLEFLEQKMR; this is translated from the coding sequence TTGAACAATGGCAGAGTGCAGATACTCTCATCGGAGTTAGTGCAGGTTATGGACGATTTAAATGCTGTTTTAGTATTTCTCAAAGTCGCGGAACTGGGAGGATTTGTCGCAGCCGCGCGATCGCTAGACTTGCCTAAATCTACCGTCAGTCTGAAAGTCAATAAGCTAGAGCAACGGCTAGGAGTCCGATTATTTCATCGCACGACGCGGCGGGTTTCTTTAACTGAAGAAGGACGACTGTATTACAAAAACTGTTTACCTATTCTCGATGCGTTACATGATGGTGATGATGCGATCGCGAGCCTCCAGGGGCATCCGCAAGGCACTGTGCGAGTGACAGCCACCATGTTGTTTGTGCAGTCTGTTCTCGCACCCAATTTGCCGGAGTTTCTGCTGATCTACCCTGATATTCGAGTGATTCTCAATGCCACGACTGAATACAAGGATATTGTGAAGGAAGGGTATGATCTAGCGATTCGGATTGGGGAATTGGACGATTCAACCCTGATCATGCGACGGATTAGCACAGGTCGTCAGAAACTCTTTGCCAGCGCAACCTATCTCAAAACCGCTGGGGAACCAAGAGCAATTGCTGATTTGACCAGTCATACGCTGCTTTGTATGGCTCATCATCAGAACGAAGTGAGCTGGACATTGGATAATAAACAGCACGAAACAGTAACGCTCTCCTTTCATCCACGACTACTCAGCAATGACGTTGCCCCCATTTATCAAGCAATCGTTGCTGGAGTAGGGATTGGGCTGCTACCGGAATTTCTGTTTCAGCAGCAGTTACACGGTGGGGATATAGTAAACGTCTTACCCCAGTGGTCATCAGCTCCGGTCCCGATTAACGGACTTTACCCCAGTCGAAAATATCTCCCAATGAAAGTCAAAGTCTTTCTAGAGTTTCTTGAGCAAAAGATGCGCTAA
- a CDS encoding peptidylprolyl isomerase, with product MRLKIPQFLVVLIIVGTLILGSCSTQQSVSNSSPTSAATAASNNSSAETTTNTATTEAISVSENTNESIPGMKDLPRLEGKATVVMTVKGSPITIEVDGTDAPITAGNFVDLVQRGVYDGLVFHRVVRQPQPFVVQGGDPQSKDPKVPASRLGTGSFTDPKTGKIRYIPLEIKPKGSDQPIYSKTLKTAGIDKPPVLQHKQGAVAMARSQMPDSASSQFYFALADLGFLDGDYAVFGNVTNGMDVVNKIQQGDRIDSAKVTKGAENLKNAGQ from the coding sequence ATGCGGTTAAAAATTCCCCAATTTTTAGTGGTTCTCATTATTGTCGGTACGTTGATATTGGGGAGCTGTTCCACACAGCAAAGTGTTTCTAATTCCTCCCCAACATCCGCAGCTACTGCAGCAAGCAACAACTCAAGCGCTGAGACAACCACTAATACGGCAACCACAGAGGCAATTTCTGTATCTGAAAATACAAACGAGAGTATTCCTGGAATGAAAGATTTACCACGACTCGAAGGAAAAGCAACGGTGGTTATGACCGTCAAAGGTTCACCTATTACCATTGAAGTAGACGGAACTGATGCCCCAATCACCGCAGGTAACTTTGTTGATTTAGTCCAGAGGGGCGTGTACGATGGCTTAGTTTTCCATAGAGTTGTACGCCAACCCCAACCCTTTGTGGTTCAAGGAGGCGATCCTCAAAGTAAAGATCCAAAAGTACCAGCAAGTCGGTTGGGAACAGGAAGTTTTACTGACCCAAAAACTGGAAAAATTCGCTACATACCCCTAGAAATTAAGCCCAAAGGCTCTGATCAGCCAATTTACAGCAAAACACTCAAAACGGCTGGTATAGATAAGCCGCCAGTATTACAGCACAAGCAAGGTGCAGTCGCGATGGCGCGATCGCAAATGCCAGATTCTGCTTCCTCACAGTTTTACTTCGCTTTGGCTGATTTAGGTTTCCTAGATGGTGACTATGCTGTTTTTGGCAATGTGACCAATGGTATGGATGTTGTTAACAAGATTCAGCAGGGCGATCGCATTGACTCTGCCAAAGTCACCAAAGGTGCAGAGAATCTGAAAAACGCTGGACAGTAG
- a CDS encoding beta-ketoacyl-ACP synthase, which translates to MVAVVVTGIGLVSALGKNLEDNWQKLIAGESGIRSHQPFPELEPRPLAMIFEQPAQIKVLTQLVVTSALKDAGLCSPLPDCGVVIGSSRSYQGLWEQMARQMLKSRGAGETALREGFQRSYPLSGDPHQVLAPPQATALAQRDRRSSPKGRKTEQELISISSSSPQHPAPCSPSFLEAWLDTLPHMNAIAAARQIGACGVVLAPMAACATGIWAIAQAADLIQTGQCQRVIAGAVDSPITPLTIAGFEQMGALAKTGAYPFDVRREGLVLAEGGAVFVLESAELAQQRQAKVYGQILGFGLTADAYHANVPEPEARSAIAAVKQCLNRSYLSANDIDYIHAHGTATQLNDSLESLLIQKLFSQGVAVSSTKGATGHTLGASGALGIAFSLMALKQQILPPCVGLKYPEFDFNLVRESRKSKIQRVLCFSFGFGGQNAVIALSKYP; encoded by the coding sequence ATGGTCGCAGTTGTTGTCACTGGTATTGGTTTAGTCTCCGCTTTAGGCAAGAATTTAGAGGACAATTGGCAAAAGCTAATCGCAGGTGAATCTGGAATAAGATCGCATCAACCATTTCCAGAATTGGAACCGCGTCCCTTAGCAATGATTTTCGAACAACCAGCACAGATAAAAGTCCTGACTCAGTTGGTTGTAACATCTGCTTTGAAAGATGCAGGACTATGCTCACCTTTGCCAGATTGTGGAGTTGTGATTGGTTCGAGTCGCAGCTATCAGGGATTATGGGAGCAGATGGCGCGACAAATGCTCAAAAGCCGGGGAGCAGGTGAGACAGCACTGCGGGAGGGTTTCCAACGCTCTTATCCTCTGTCGGGAGACCCTCATCAAGTACTGGCTCCTCCGCAGGCGACTGCGTTAGCGCAGCGTGACCGGAGGTCATCCCCGAAGGGGAGAAAAACAGAGCAAGAGCTAATCTCGATTAGTTCTTCTTCCCCCCAGCACCCCGCTCCCTGCTCCCCCTCTTTTTTAGAGGCTTGGTTGGATACTTTGCCTCATATGAATGCTATTGCAGCAGCACGGCAAATCGGTGCTTGCGGAGTTGTTTTGGCACCAATGGCGGCTTGTGCTACTGGAATTTGGGCGATCGCACAAGCCGCTGATCTGATCCAAACTGGGCAATGTCAGCGAGTGATTGCTGGTGCAGTTGATTCCCCGATTACACCCCTTACTATAGCTGGGTTTGAGCAAATGGGAGCCTTGGCGAAAACAGGAGCTTATCCTTTCGATGTTCGTCGGGAAGGCTTAGTTTTGGCGGAAGGAGGTGCAGTCTTTGTTTTAGAATCAGCAGAATTAGCACAGCAGCGTCAAGCAAAAGTGTATGGACAAATTCTTGGTTTTGGCTTGACAGCAGACGCATATCATGCAAACGTACCAGAACCAGAAGCTAGGAGTGCGATCGCTGCAGTCAAACAATGTCTAAATCGCAGTTACCTGAGTGCAAATGATATTGATTATATTCATGCTCATGGTACAGCTACGCAATTAAATGACTCTTTAGAAAGCTTGTTGATACAAAAATTATTTTCTCAAGGCGTGGCAGTCAGTTCTACAAAAGGAGCTACAGGTCATACATTAGGAGCATCTGGAGCTTTGGGGATCGCTTTTTCACTAATGGCGTTGAAGCAACAGATATTACCACCATGTGTTGGTTTGAAATACCCGGAATTTGATTTTAATTTGGTGAGGGAGTCGCGTAAAAGTAAAATTCAGCGCGTATTATGTTTTAGCTTTGGGTTTGGAGGACAGAATGCAGTCATAGCTTTGAGTAAGTATCCTTAA
- a CDS encoding ATP-grasp domain-containing protein, whose protein sequence is MVCTDQRLIGNHLYSGRVLGLTEPEDIIQLCPDLKSQWNIITEHYRRIGLSHSTNIIWDVSYKILEDYPQYNVSLFFFGNATSKVGCDEDRFRQIDSDWLNTVKFINSKNNFIQLAQELGVSVPLTFCFENKAAIKDFSKFPYPCYLKTAISVNGVGISRCENQQQLDEVIKTFPDEIPLQIQEEVATLSFLNVQYSVEGSKLQRLAITSQILDGYAHIGNRYPSKHQPWETVEPIAEWITQRGIKEIFAFDVAVVEDATNETRYLAIECNPRFNGASYPTGIAKKLNIPSWSCEMFKTQYRSLEKLDLSDIEFNEKTKTGVVIINWGTVLVGKILILIAGNIQQQHELTAKLKERL, encoded by the coding sequence ATGGTCTGCACCGATCAGCGTTTGATCGGTAATCATCTTTATTCTGGTAGGGTGCTAGGCTTGACTGAACCAGAGGATATTATTCAGTTGTGTCCCGATTTAAAGTCACAATGGAATATTATTACCGAACATTACAGACGAATAGGCTTAAGCCATAGCACAAATATCATTTGGGATGTTTCATACAAAATATTGGAAGACTATCCTCAATATAACGTTTCCCTTTTTTTCTTCGGCAATGCTACAAGTAAAGTCGGTTGTGATGAAGATAGGTTTCGCCAGATAGATTCCGACTGGTTGAACACAGTGAAATTTATAAACTCCAAGAATAACTTTATACAACTTGCACAAGAACTTGGAGTCAGCGTTCCTCTAACGTTTTGTTTTGAAAACAAAGCTGCTATCAAAGATTTCTCTAAATTTCCCTACCCGTGTTATTTGAAAACTGCTATTTCCGTGAATGGTGTTGGAATTAGCCGATGTGAAAATCAACAACAGCTTGACGAAGTTATCAAAACGTTTCCGGATGAAATACCTTTGCAAATTCAAGAAGAAGTTGCAACTTTATCCTTTTTAAATGTGCAATACTCTGTGGAAGGGTCAAAACTTCAACGTCTTGCCATCACTTCTCAAATTCTTGATGGTTACGCCCATATCGGCAATCGTTATCCTAGTAAGCATCAACCTTGGGAAACCGTTGAACCAATAGCTGAGTGGATAACGCAACGTGGTATAAAAGAAATCTTTGCTTTTGATGTTGCAGTCGTGGAAGATGCAACAAACGAAACGCGTTATCTGGCAATCGAGTGCAATCCACGCTTCAATGGCGCATCATATCCCACAGGTATTGCCAAAAAGCTCAATATCCCTAGTTGGAGTTGCGAAATGTTTAAAACGCAATATCGCTCACTTGAAAAGCTTGATTTGAGTGATATTGAGTTCAACGAGAAAACCAAGACAGGTGTTGTGATCATCAACTGGGGTACTGTTCTGGTTGGAAAAATCCTTATCTTAATTGCTGGAAATATCCAACAGCAGCATGAACTCACAGCCAAATTAAAAGAGCGATTATGA
- a CDS encoding photosystem I assembly protein Ycf4 encodes MTASTTTTRGESPNGDKSTSNVLHQKVLGSRRFSNYWWATVVSLGATGFLLAGISSYLKINLLIVSDPTQLAFVPQGLVMGLYGAAGSLLALYLWLTVLWNVGGGYNEFNRENRTITIFRLGYPGKNRRIQIDCSTEDVQSVRIQVKEGLNPRRELYLRVKGRRDIPLTRVGQPLSLQQLEIQGAQLARFLSVPLEGL; translated from the coding sequence ATGACGGCATCAACAACCACCACACGAGGTGAATCGCCTAACGGCGATAAATCTACTTCAAATGTCCTACATCAGAAGGTTCTCGGTTCTCGTCGGTTCAGTAACTACTGGTGGGCAACTGTCGTTTCCTTAGGAGCCACGGGCTTCCTGCTCGCTGGTATTTCCAGCTATCTCAAAATTAATTTACTTATAGTTTCCGACCCGACTCAGTTGGCATTCGTTCCACAAGGGTTGGTTATGGGATTGTATGGTGCTGCTGGCTCACTCCTAGCCTTATACTTATGGCTGACGGTTTTATGGAACGTGGGAGGCGGATACAACGAGTTTAACCGAGAAAATCGCACCATTACAATTTTCCGCTTGGGATATCCAGGAAAAAACCGTCGTATTCAAATTGACTGCAGTACAGAAGATGTGCAATCTGTGCGAATTCAGGTCAAAGAAGGTCTTAACCCTCGTCGCGAACTTTACCTGCGCGTTAAAGGTCGGCGAGACATTCCTTTAACACGGGTAGGTCAACCTTTGTCTTTGCAACAGTTGGAAATTCAAGGTGCTCAGTTGGCTCGCTTTTTGAGTGTGCCCTTAGAAGGACTTTAG
- the psbC gene encoding photosystem II reaction center protein CP43 — protein sequence MVTLSNNRSIAFGGGRDQDSTGFAWWAGNARLINLSGKLLGAHVAHAGLIVFWAGAMTLFEVAHFIPEKPIYEQGSILIPHLATLGWGVGPGGEIINTYPYFVIGVLHLISSAVLGFGGIYHAIRGPETLEEYSSFFGYDWKDKNKMTTIIGFHLIILGCGALLLVLKAMFFGGVYDTWAPGGGDVRVISNPTLNPAVIFGYLVTSPFGGEGWLVGVDNMEDVIGGHIWVALICISGGIFHILTKPFGWARRALIWSGEAYLSYSIAAVSLMAFIASCFVWFNNTVYPSEFYGPTNAEASQAQSFIFLVRDQKLGANVASAQGPTGLGKYLMRSPSGEIIFGGETMRFWDFRGPWLEPLRGPNGLDLDKVKNDVQPWQIRRASEYMTHAPNGSINSVGGVITEPNSFNYVNPRAWLATSHFVLAFFFLIGHWWHAGRARAAAGGFEKGINRETEPVLFMNELD from the coding sequence GTGGTAACGCTCTCTAATAATAGATCAATCGCTTTCGGTGGTGGTCGTGACCAAGATTCCACCGGGTTTGCTTGGTGGGCTGGTAATGCCCGTCTGATTAACCTATCCGGTAAACTACTGGGTGCTCACGTTGCTCATGCTGGCTTGATTGTATTTTGGGCCGGAGCGATGACTTTGTTTGAAGTCGCTCACTTCATTCCCGAAAAACCCATATATGAGCAAGGCAGCATCCTGATACCTCACCTTGCTACCTTGGGATGGGGTGTAGGTCCTGGTGGTGAAATTATTAACACCTATCCCTACTTTGTGATCGGTGTACTCCACCTTATCTCCTCAGCTGTACTCGGTTTCGGCGGTATTTATCACGCCATCCGTGGTCCAGAAACCTTAGAAGAGTATTCCTCATTCTTTGGTTACGACTGGAAAGATAAGAACAAAATGACCACCATCATCGGTTTCCACCTCATCATTTTGGGATGCGGTGCCTTACTGTTGGTGCTGAAGGCAATGTTCTTTGGTGGTGTCTACGATACTTGGGCACCTGGCGGTGGTGATGTTCGCGTCATCAGCAACCCAACACTGAACCCGGCGGTCATCTTCGGGTATTTGGTGACTTCTCCATTCGGCGGAGAAGGCTGGCTCGTCGGCGTCGATAACATGGAAGATGTTATTGGCGGTCACATTTGGGTTGCTCTGATCTGTATTTCTGGCGGTATTTTCCACATCCTTACCAAGCCTTTTGGTTGGGCACGCCGCGCTTTAATCTGGTCAGGTGAGGCTTACCTCTCCTACAGCATAGCTGCTGTATCTCTGATGGCTTTCATTGCTTCTTGCTTCGTCTGGTTCAACAACACTGTTTACCCCAGTGAATTTTACGGACCAACAAACGCTGAAGCATCTCAAGCTCAGTCTTTCATCTTCTTAGTGCGTGACCAAAAACTGGGAGCTAACGTCGCTTCTGCTCAAGGTCCAACTGGTCTAGGTAAATACCTCATGCGCTCCCCCAGTGGTGAAATCATCTTTGGTGGTGAAACCATGCGCTTCTGGGATTTCCGTGGTCCTTGGCTGGAGCCGCTGCGCGGTCCCAATGGTCTTGACTTGGATAAAGTAAAGAACGACGTTCAGCCTTGGCAAATTCGTCGTGCGTCTGAGTACATGACCCATGCTCCCAACGGTTCAATCAACTCTGTGGGTGGCGTGATCACGGAGCCTAACTCCTTCAACTACGTGAATCCCCGTGCTTGGTTGGCGACTTCTCACTTCGTGTTAGCTTTCTTCTTCCTCATCGGTCACTGGTGGCACGCTGGTCGTGCTCGTGCAGCAGCTGGTGGTTTTGAGAAGGGAATTAACCGCGAAACTGAGCCAGTATTGTTCATGAACGAACTCGACTAA
- the psbD gene encoding photosystem II D2 protein (photosystem q(a) protein) — MTIAVGRAPSKRGWFDVLDDWLKRDRFVFVGWSGILLFPCAFLALGGWLTGTTFVTSWYTHGIASSYLEGCNFLTVAVSTPADAMGHSLLLLWGPEAQGDLTRWFQLGGLWPFVALHGAFALIGFMLRQFEIARLVGIRPYNAIAFSAPIAVFVSVFLMYPLGQSSWFFAPSFGVAAIFRFLLFLQGFHNWTLNPFHMMGVAGVLGGALLCAIHGATVENTLFEDGEGSNTFPAFTPTQSEETYSMVTANRFWSQIFGIAFSNKRWLHFFMLFVPVTGLWMSAVGIVGLALNLRAYDFVSQELRAAEDPEFETFYTKNILLNEGIRAWMAPADQPHEKFVFPEEVLPRGNAL; from the coding sequence ATGACCATCGCAGTAGGACGCGCCCCGTCAAAACGAGGGTGGTTTGACGTTCTCGACGACTGGTTAAAGCGAGACCGTTTCGTATTCGTAGGTTGGTCAGGAATACTACTGTTCCCCTGCGCTTTCCTAGCACTCGGCGGCTGGCTAACCGGTACAACTTTTGTCACCTCTTGGTACACCCACGGGATAGCATCATCTTACTTAGAAGGATGTAACTTCCTGACAGTAGCAGTATCGACCCCAGCAGACGCAATGGGACACTCGTTACTACTGCTGTGGGGACCAGAAGCACAAGGCGACCTGACCCGTTGGTTCCAACTGGGAGGGCTGTGGCCATTCGTAGCACTGCACGGAGCATTTGCGCTGATTGGTTTCATGCTGCGGCAATTTGAGATCGCTCGGTTGGTGGGAATTCGTCCTTACAATGCGATCGCATTCTCTGCTCCAATCGCAGTGTTCGTGAGTGTGTTTTTGATGTACCCCTTGGGACAATCAAGTTGGTTCTTTGCACCCAGCTTCGGTGTGGCAGCAATCTTCCGCTTCCTGCTGTTCTTGCAAGGATTCCATAACTGGACACTAAACCCCTTCCACATGATGGGAGTAGCTGGAGTACTAGGTGGAGCGCTGCTATGTGCGATCCACGGTGCAACAGTAGAAAACACCTTGTTTGAAGACGGTGAAGGATCAAACACCTTCCCCGCGTTCACTCCTACGCAATCTGAAGAAACTTACTCGATGGTGACAGCAAACAGATTCTGGTCACAGATATTTGGAATTGCTTTCTCCAACAAGCGTTGGTTGCACTTCTTCATGCTGTTTGTGCCCGTCACAGGCTTGTGGATGAGCGCAGTAGGAATTGTAGGTTTAGCACTCAACCTGCGGGCTTATGACTTCGTGTCGCAAGAATTGCGCGCGGCAGAAGACCCAGAGTTTGAAACTTTCTATACCAAGAACATTTTGCTCAACGAGGGTATCCGCGCTTGGATGGCTCCTGCTGATCAACCTCACGAAAAATTTGTATTCCCTGAAGAGGTACTACCACGTGGTAACGCTCTCTAA
- a CDS encoding carotenoid oxygenase family protein, with the protein MQSFQLYDQASTVPAKPYNRGDWQRGYESLEQEFDYWIDDVEGQIPQELHGTLFRNGPGLLNIKGQRIHHPFDGDGMISRITFSNGRAHFRNRFVRTQEYLEEQKAGKILYRGVFGTQKPGGWLANALDFKLKNIANTNVIYWGGKLLALWEAAEPYRLDPYTLETLGKEYFNGVLSEGEAFSAHPRVDFSSAQDNGAPSLVNFSIKPGLSSTITIFELNTEGKVVRQHAHSVPGFAFIHDFAITPNYCIFFQNPVSFNPIPFVLGMRGAGECIKFQPEQPTRIIIISRNPKQKGVKIIETRTGFVFHHVNAIEREDEIVIDSLCYESLPEVQPQSDFRQVDFDALKPAQLWRFHLNPKDQTVQQELLINRCCEFPTLHQQNVGRPYRYLYMGAAHAETGNAPLQAFLKVDLESGKQQLWSAAPGGFASEPIFVPRPNSQSEDDGWVLALVYDSEYHRSDVVILDAKDFHKGPIARLHLKHHIPYGLHGSFTCECFV; encoded by the coding sequence ATGCAAAGTTTTCAACTTTACGATCAAGCTTCTACAGTTCCAGCAAAACCCTACAATCGTGGAGATTGGCAAAGAGGATATGAATCCCTAGAGCAAGAATTTGATTATTGGATTGATGATGTAGAAGGACAAATTCCGCAGGAACTGCATGGTACGCTGTTTAGAAATGGTCCTGGTTTGTTAAATATCAAAGGGCAACGGATTCATCACCCTTTTGATGGAGATGGGATGATTAGTCGTATCACCTTCTCCAATGGTCGTGCTCACTTCCGCAACCGCTTTGTCCGTACTCAAGAGTATTTGGAAGAACAAAAAGCTGGCAAAATCCTGTATCGAGGTGTTTTTGGAACCCAAAAACCCGGTGGTTGGCTGGCTAATGCTTTAGATTTCAAACTCAAAAATATTGCCAATACTAATGTGATTTATTGGGGCGGTAAACTGCTGGCACTGTGGGAAGCCGCTGAGCCTTATCGTCTTGATCCCTACACTTTAGAAACTTTGGGCAAAGAATACTTTAACGGTGTGTTGTCAGAAGGTGAAGCATTTTCTGCCCATCCCCGCGTTGACTTTAGTAGTGCTCAAGATAATGGTGCGCCAAGCCTTGTCAACTTTTCTATCAAACCGGGATTATCCAGCACGATTACAATTTTTGAGCTAAACACTGAGGGTAAGGTTGTACGACAGCACGCCCATAGCGTTCCAGGATTCGCCTTTATCCACGATTTTGCCATTACCCCCAATTACTGTATATTCTTTCAAAATCCTGTCAGCTTTAATCCCATACCTTTTGTATTGGGAATGCGTGGTGCAGGGGAATGTATTAAGTTTCAGCCAGAACAACCCACTCGCATTATCATCATTTCGCGTAACCCGAAACAAAAGGGAGTTAAAATTATAGAAACGCGAACCGGCTTTGTCTTCCACCATGTCAATGCAATTGAGCGGGAAGATGAAATTGTTATTGACTCACTTTGCTACGAATCTCTCCCAGAAGTACAACCGCAAAGTGATTTTCGACAAGTAGATTTCGATGCTCTCAAGCCAGCACAATTATGGCGTTTTCATCTTAATCCCAAGGATCAAACAGTGCAGCAAGAGTTGTTGATCAATCGGTGTTGTGAATTTCCCACCTTACATCAACAAAACGTTGGTCGCCCATATCGTTATTTATATATGGGTGCAGCTCATGCAGAGACTGGTAATGCTCCATTGCAAGCATTTCTGAAAGTGGATTTGGAGTCAGGAAAACAACAACTTTGGAGTGCTGCACCGGGTGGATTTGCTAGTGAACCTATTTTTGTTCCACGTCCAAACTCTCAAAGCGAAGATGATGGTTGGGTGCTGGCTTTGGTTTATGATTCCGAGTACCATCGCTCAGATGTGGTGATTTTAGATGCCAAAGATTTCCACAAAGGGCCTATCGCTAGATTGCATCTCAAGCACCATATTCCTTATGGGTTGCATGGAAGTTTTACTTGTGAGTGCTTTGTCTAA
- a CDS encoding DUF6918 family protein, protein MKLSDDLLNPSKKNMVVADCTKLMDQQVASMQGVSGLAFKAGYTAIKGFAPNYCADAVAMLLPQSLTAIDPIWSEGIQSGNPVQHLTQNSSRTADAILSITDAKIEKSNNKALRGVYDKLRNSAKKHVEEAVPGLAKIIDNHTKN, encoded by the coding sequence ATGAAACTTAGCGACGATCTGTTAAACCCTAGTAAAAAGAATATGGTTGTGGCTGACTGCACCAAGTTGATGGATCAGCAAGTTGCTTCAATGCAAGGGGTTTCTGGTCTGGCTTTTAAAGCCGGTTACACAGCCATAAAGGGGTTTGCGCCTAATTATTGTGCTGACGCCGTTGCAATGCTTCTGCCACAATCATTGACGGCAATTGATCCCATTTGGAGTGAGGGCATACAGTCAGGCAACCCAGTCCAACACCTCACCCAGAACAGTTCTCGTACAGCGGATGCAATACTCAGCATTACCGACGCAAAAATAGAAAAAAGCAACAATAAGGCTTTGCGAGGTGTATATGATAAACTCCGCAATTCAGCTAAGAAGCATGTGGAAGAGGCGGTACCTGGCTTAGCTAAGATAATTGATAACCATACTAAGAACTGA
- a CDS encoding folate/biopterin family MFS transporter, with product MLVSSSALSKVKNSVREKVFLGYEPTPELLGILTVYFVQGILGLARLAVSFFLKDELLLTPVQVAALFGVVSLPWILKPLFGFLSDGLPIFGYRRRPYLILSGILGAISWISLATIVHTAIGAAIAIALSSLSVAVSDVIVDSLVVQRVRGESQAQAGSLQSLCWVASALGGLITAYLSGILLEYFTTRTIFWITASFPLLVSVAAWLIAESPVSKDASIDDDSDFVSVRHQLQELRAAVSQKAIWLPAAFIFLWQATPTSESAFFFFATNELHFEPEFLGRVHLVTSIALLVGVWIFQRFLKTVPFRIIFAWTIALSAVLGMTMLVLVTHTNRALGIDDHWFSLGDSIILTVMGRIAYMPFLVLAARLCPPGVEATLFALLMSVSNLGGLISHQFGAVLMYWLGITETNFNSLWVLVIISNLTRLLPLLFINWLPAADSQTETPTTPTSQPALTPP from the coding sequence ATGCTGGTTTCCTCCTCTGCCTTGTCCAAGGTCAAAAACTCAGTCAGGGAAAAAGTTTTTTTAGGTTATGAACCTACTCCTGAGTTACTGGGAATTCTTACCGTTTACTTTGTTCAAGGCATTTTAGGGCTGGCGCGTCTTGCTGTCAGCTTTTTCTTGAAAGATGAACTCTTGCTCACTCCGGTTCAAGTTGCAGCTTTATTTGGCGTAGTTAGTCTACCTTGGATACTCAAGCCACTGTTTGGTTTTCTCTCCGATGGCTTGCCTATATTCGGTTACCGACGGCGTCCATACCTAATTCTGTCTGGGATATTAGGAGCGATTTCTTGGATAAGTCTGGCAACAATAGTTCACACAGCCATAGGCGCTGCGATCGCGATCGCACTTAGTTCTCTGTCTGTTGCTGTCAGTGATGTGATTGTTGACTCATTGGTTGTCCAAAGGGTAAGAGGTGAATCACAAGCACAAGCAGGTTCTCTCCAATCCTTGTGTTGGGTTGCTTCAGCCTTAGGAGGGTTGATAACAGCTTACCTCAGCGGTATACTCCTAGAGTATTTCACCACCCGGACTATCTTTTGGATTACTGCTTCATTCCCGCTTCTGGTGTCTGTTGCGGCTTGGTTGATTGCTGAATCCCCTGTGAGTAAAGACGCAAGCATTGATGATGATTCAGATTTCGTGTCAGTTAGGCATCAACTGCAAGAACTACGCGCAGCCGTTAGTCAAAAAGCAATTTGGTTACCAGCAGCATTTATCTTTCTTTGGCAGGCTACACCAACTAGTGAATCAGCTTTTTTCTTCTTCGCAACCAACGAACTGCACTTTGAACCAGAATTTTTGGGACGTGTACACTTGGTGACAAGCATTGCTTTGCTTGTTGGTGTTTGGATTTTTCAACGTTTTCTTAAAACCGTTCCCTTTCGCATCATTTTTGCTTGGACTATTGCCCTCTCAGCAGTATTAGGAATGACCATGCTGGTGTTAGTGACTCATACTAACCGTGCTTTGGGTATAGATGACCACTGGTTTAGTCTTGGTGATAGCATAATTTTAACTGTGATGGGGCGAATAGCTTATATGCCATTTTTGGTATTAGCGGCGAGGCTTTGTCCGCCTGGAGTGGAAGCGACTTTATTTGCCCTGTTAATGTCGGTGAGCAACTTGGGAGGACTAATTTCACACCAATTCGGGGCAGTGTTGATGTATTGGCTGGGAATTACCGAAACTAATTTTAATAGTTTGTGGGTGTTGGTCATCATTTCTAACCTCACCAGACTGCTACCATTGCTATTCATCAACTGGCTTCCTGCTGCTGACTCTCAAACTGAGACACCAACAACACCAACTTCACAGCCAGCTTTGACACCACCATAA